The proteins below are encoded in one region of Sphingobium yanoikuyae:
- the atpA gene encoding F0F1 ATP synthase subunit alpha, with amino-acid sequence MDINAAEISKVIKDQIANFGTEAQVSEVGSVLTVGDGIARVHGLDNVQAGEMVEFANGVQGMALNLEADNVGIVIFGSDAEIKEGDTVKRTGTIVDVPVGKGLLGRVVDGLGNPIDGKGPIEYTERKRVEVKAPGIIPRKSVHEPVQTGLKAIDALVPVGRGQRELIIGDRQTGKTAVAIDTFINQKGINAGDDESKKLYCIYVAVGQKRSTVAQIVKQLEENGAMEYSIVVAATASEPAPLQYLAPYTGVTMGEFFRDNGMHAVIVYDDLSKQAVAYRQMSLLLRRPPGREAYPGDVFYLHSRLLERAAKMNDANGNGSLTALPIIETQAGDVSAYIPTNVISITDGQIFLETNLFYQGIRPAINVGLSVSRVGSAAQTKAMKKVSGSIKLELAQYREMAAFAQFGSDLDASTQKLLNRGARLTELLKQGQFSPLPFEEQTASIFAGTNGYLDGIPVKDVTRYEELMLAYLRHDHPEVLTAIRDSKDLGDDAKGKLKAALDSFGKTFA; translated from the coding sequence ATGGATATCAACGCCGCAGAAATTTCGAAGGTCATCAAGGACCAGATCGCCAATTTCGGCACCGAAGCGCAGGTCAGCGAAGTCGGTTCCGTTCTGACCGTGGGTGACGGCATTGCCCGCGTCCATGGCCTCGACAACGTCCAGGCGGGCGAAATGGTCGAGTTCGCCAATGGCGTGCAGGGCATGGCACTCAACCTCGAAGCCGACAATGTCGGCATCGTGATCTTCGGCTCGGACGCCGAGATCAAGGAAGGCGACACCGTCAAGCGCACCGGCACCATCGTCGACGTTCCCGTCGGCAAGGGCCTGCTGGGCCGCGTCGTCGACGGCCTCGGCAATCCGATCGATGGCAAGGGCCCGATCGAATATACCGAGCGCAAGCGCGTCGAAGTCAAGGCGCCGGGCATCATCCCCCGCAAGTCGGTGCATGAACCCGTGCAGACCGGCCTGAAGGCGATTGACGCCCTCGTCCCCGTCGGCCGTGGCCAGCGCGAACTGATCATCGGTGACCGCCAGACCGGCAAGACCGCCGTCGCGATCGACACCTTCATCAACCAGAAGGGCATCAACGCGGGCGACGACGAGAGCAAGAAGCTCTACTGCATCTACGTCGCCGTCGGCCAGAAGCGCTCGACCGTCGCGCAGATCGTCAAGCAGCTCGAAGAAAATGGCGCGATGGAATATTCGATCGTCGTCGCCGCGACCGCTTCGGAACCCGCTCCGCTCCAGTATCTGGCGCCCTATACCGGCGTCACCATGGGCGAATTCTTCCGCGACAACGGCATGCACGCCGTGATCGTGTATGACGACCTTTCCAAGCAGGCCGTCGCCTATCGTCAAATGTCGCTGCTGCTGCGTCGTCCTCCGGGCCGCGAAGCCTATCCGGGCGACGTCTTCTATCTGCACAGCCGCCTGCTGGAACGCGCTGCGAAGATGAACGACGCCAATGGCAATGGCTCGCTGACCGCGCTGCCGATCATCGAGACCCAGGCAGGCGACGTGTCGGCCTATATTCCGACCAACGTGATCTCGATCACCGACGGCCAGATCTTCCTCGAAACCAACCTCTTCTACCAGGGCATCCGTCCGGCCATCAACGTCGGCCTGTCGGTGTCGCGCGTCGGCTCGGCCGCGCAGACCAAGGCGATGAAGAAGGTTTCGGGCTCGATCAAGCTGGAGCTGGCCCAGTATCGCGAAATGGCGGCCTTCGCCCAGTTCGGTTCGGACCTCGACGCCTCGACCCAGAAGCTGCTGAACCGCGGCGCGCGCCTGACCGAGTTGCTGAAGCAGGGCCAGTTCTCGCCGCTGCCGTTCGAAGAGCAGACCGCGTCGATCTTCGCCGGCACCAACGGCTATCTGGACGGCATCCCGGTCAAGGACGTGACCCGTTATGAAGAGCTGATGCTCGCCTATCTGCGTCACGACCACCCCGAAGTGCTGACCGCGATCCGCGACAGCAAGGATCTGGGCGACGACGCCAAGGGCAAGCTGAAGGCTGCGCTGGACTCGTTCGGCAAGACCTTCGCGTAA
- the atpD gene encoding F0F1 ATP synthase subunit beta encodes MATTNNVGRISQVIGAVVDVTFPDALPAILSALETSNNGQRLVLEVAQHLGENTVRTIAMDSTDGLTRGQEVTDTGAQISVPVGPATLGRILNVVGEPIDERGPVATELRSPIHAKAPEFVDQSTDASILVTGIKVIDLLAPYAKGGKIGLFGGAGVGKTVLIQELINNIAKGHGGTSVFAGVGERTREGNDLYHEFLDANVIAKDADGNAISEGSKVALVYGQMNEPPGARARVALSGLTIAEYFRDVENQDVLFFVDNIFRFTQAGAEVSALLGRIPSAVGYQPTLATDMGQLQERITSTNKGSITSVQAVYVPADDLTDPAPATSFAHLDATTVLNRAISELGIYPAVDPLDSTSRVLEPRVVGQEHYDTARAVQSILQKYKSLQDIIAILGMDELSEEDKITVARARKIQKFLSQPFHVAEVFTGISGKFVQIEDTVKSFKAVVDGEYDHLPENAFYMVGGIDEAIEKAKKLAAEAA; translated from the coding sequence ATGGCAACCACCAACAATGTAGGCCGCATCTCGCAGGTCATCGGCGCCGTCGTCGACGTGACCTTCCCCGATGCGCTTCCGGCGATCCTTTCGGCGCTGGAAACCAGCAACAATGGCCAGCGCCTGGTGCTGGAAGTCGCCCAGCATCTGGGTGAGAACACCGTCCGCACCATCGCGATGGACTCGACCGACGGTCTGACCCGCGGCCAGGAAGTCACCGACACCGGCGCGCAGATCTCGGTTCCGGTCGGCCCGGCCACCCTCGGCCGCATCCTGAACGTCGTCGGCGAGCCGATCGACGAGCGCGGCCCGGTCGCCACCGAACTGCGTTCGCCGATCCATGCCAAGGCACCCGAGTTCGTCGACCAGTCGACCGACGCCTCGATCCTGGTCACCGGCATCAAGGTCATCGACCTTCTGGCCCCCTATGCTAAGGGCGGCAAGATCGGCCTGTTCGGCGGCGCTGGCGTCGGCAAGACCGTTCTCATCCAGGAACTGATCAACAACATCGCCAAGGGCCATGGCGGCACCTCGGTCTTCGCGGGCGTGGGTGAACGCACCCGTGAAGGTAACGATCTGTACCATGAATTCCTCGACGCCAACGTCATCGCCAAGGATGCCGACGGCAACGCGATCAGCGAAGGTTCGAAGGTGGCCCTGGTTTATGGCCAGATGAACGAACCGCCGGGCGCCCGTGCCCGCGTCGCCCTGTCGGGCCTGACGATTGCCGAATATTTCCGCGACGTCGAGAACCAGGACGTGCTGTTCTTCGTCGACAACATTTTCCGCTTCACCCAGGCGGGCGCGGAAGTGTCGGCTCTGCTCGGCCGTATTCCTTCGGCCGTGGGCTACCAGCCGACCCTGGCGACCGACATGGGTCAGCTGCAGGAACGCATCACCTCGACCAACAAGGGCTCGATCACCTCGGTCCAGGCCGTCTACGTCCCCGCGGACGACTTGACCGACCCGGCGCCGGCGACCTCGTTCGCGCATCTTGACGCCACCACCGTTCTCAACCGCGCCATTTCGGAACTGGGCATCTATCCGGCGGTCGATCCGCTGGACTCGACCAGCCGCGTTCTGGAACCCCGCGTCGTCGGCCAGGAACATTACGACACCGCCCGTGCCGTCCAGTCGATCCTGCAGAAGTACAAGTCGCTGCAGGACATCATCGCGATCCTGGGCATGGACGAGCTGTCGGAAGAGGACAAGATCACCGTCGCCCGCGCGCGCAAGATCCAGAAGTTCCTGTCGCAGCCGTTCCACGTCGCCGAAGTCTTCACCGGCATCTCGGGCAAGTTCGTCCAGATCGAAGACACGGTGAAGTCGTTCAAGGCCGTGGTCGATGGTGAATATGACCATCTGCCCGAAAACGCCTTCTACATGGTCGGCGGCATCGACGAAGCCATCGAAAAGGCGAAGAAGCTGGCTGCCGAAGCAGCCTAA
- a CDS encoding S1C family serine protease has translation MVALFRRLRPIAALVASLVLLSPARAEQQDITAAARSVVRVALVATNGADAYFVGHGSGIAIAPDKVLTNAHVVELAREEKDLVIGVIPSEGKKSYGGRIIAYSPGNDLALIQLEEGSLPVATFYAGAVDDGQHVTAIGYPGTVDRAQGLSLKQLVEPLGTVKTSGSISSGRSSQSFDTILHTAPLAAGNSGGPLVDDCGRVLGVNSFGSISDGNDAEFGFAVSWREVASFLRQAGVSSLHTVVACRTMAEADAAEASITQRESQLTEQNDRAAADKREQALQQARDTAERDVISGRENAMAGAAVLLALAVLGLGAGGLFYSQGREKRATWFIAGGGILLMGALGLFVFKPSFASIDERVKLPEDQSVVSNKAFAWAGDNICRIDLNRSRLTVSQPNDVGLKWAEGGCVNGDTQYQATGTTWQRAHVPDEGNYVSRSEFDPATGLLRVQRWLPDGDTMDKARALLKDGPIKGCSSDSTILTRIATLQSDLAALLPPQPNERLVYHCQKGRLAPADPAP, from the coding sequence ATGGTCGCCCTTTTCCGTCGCCTTCGCCCGATCGCCGCGCTCGTCGCGTCCCTCGTCCTGCTCAGCCCCGCACGGGCCGAACAGCAGGATATCACCGCCGCCGCGCGCAGCGTGGTGCGCGTCGCCCTGGTCGCGACCAATGGCGCGGACGCCTATTTCGTGGGCCATGGCAGCGGCATCGCGATCGCCCCGGACAAGGTGCTGACCAACGCCCATGTCGTCGAACTGGCGCGCGAGGAGAAGGACCTCGTCATCGGCGTGATCCCGTCGGAGGGCAAGAAAAGCTATGGCGGGCGGATCATCGCCTATTCGCCGGGCAATGACCTGGCCCTGATCCAGCTGGAGGAAGGCAGCCTGCCGGTTGCCACCTTCTATGCCGGGGCGGTCGATGACGGCCAGCATGTCACCGCCATCGGGTATCCCGGTACCGTCGATCGCGCCCAGGGCCTCAGCCTCAAGCAGCTGGTCGAACCGCTCGGCACGGTGAAGACCAGCGGCAGCATCTCGTCCGGCCGCTCCAGCCAGAGCTTCGACACCATCCTGCACACCGCCCCGCTTGCCGCAGGCAACAGCGGCGGCCCGCTGGTCGATGATTGCGGCCGGGTACTGGGCGTCAACAGCTTCGGCTCGATCTCGGACGGCAATGATGCCGAATTCGGCTTTGCCGTATCCTGGCGCGAAGTCGCCTCCTTCCTGCGTCAGGCCGGCGTGTCCTCGCTCCACACCGTCGTCGCCTGCCGCACCATGGCCGAAGCCGACGCGGCCGAAGCCTCGATCACCCAGCGCGAATCGCAGCTGACCGAACAGAATGACCGCGCCGCCGCCGACAAGCGCGAGCAGGCGCTGCAGCAGGCCCGCGACACCGCCGAGCGCGATGTTATTTCCGGCCGCGAAAATGCGATGGCGGGCGCCGCCGTGCTGCTGGCCCTCGCCGTGCTCGGCCTGGGGGCTGGCGGTCTCTTCTACAGCCAGGGCCGCGAAAAGCGTGCCACCTGGTTCATCGCCGGTGGCGGCATCCTGCTGATGGGCGCGCTTGGCCTGTTCGTCTTCAAGCCCAGCTTTGCCAGCATCGACGAGCGGGTGAAGCTGCCCGAGGACCAGAGCGTGGTCAGCAACAAGGCCTTTGCCTGGGCCGGCGACAATATCTGCCGGATCGACCTCAACCGCAGCCGGCTGACCGTGTCGCAGCCCAATGATGTCGGCCTGAAGTGGGCCGAGGGCGGCTGCGTCAATGGCGACACCCAATATCAGGCGACCGGCACGACCTGGCAGCGTGCCCATGTGCCCGACGAGGGCAATTATGTCAGCCGCAGCGAATTCGACCCGGCCACCGGCCTGTTGCGGGTGCAGCGCTGGCTGCCCGACGGCGACACGATGGACAAGGCCCGCGCCCTGCTGAAGGATGGCCCGATCAAGGGATGCAGCAGCGATTCCACGATATTGACCCGGATCGCGACGCTCCAGTCGGACCTCGCCGCGCTGCTGCCGCCCCAGCCGAACGAGCGGCTGGTCTATCATTGCCAAAAAGGACGGCTTGCCCCCGCAGACCCCGCTCCCTAG
- the ada gene encoding bifunctional DNA-binding transcriptional regulator/O6-methylguanine-DNA methyltransferase Ada, whose translation MNQMTRPEPVPAAMPDAADCWTAFLARDRRQDGCFVGAVLTTGIYCKPSCPARHPKRENMIFLPDGAAARAAGFRACLRCRPDEVARDQQAVEAAIRLIRTAETPPRLEEMADHVGYAPHHFHRLFKRITGLTPAAYARDLRTERLKAALATPGRVTDAIYEAGYNAPSRAYADAERHLGMTPSAWREGGRGVDIRHVVIGTSLGALLVAATERGLCRIAFEEGEADLRRRYPNATLLPADAALDRWARAVAALVDDPGAGADLPTDVGGTAFQQAVWAALRAIPAGETRSYGEIAAAIGRPGAVRAAGTACGDNRLAILIPCHRVVRSDGSLGGYAWSLERKQVLLGKEKASNGRD comes from the coding sequence ATGAACCAGATGACACGCCCCGAACCCGTCCCGGCCGCCATGCCCGATGCCGCAGACTGCTGGACCGCCTTTCTGGCGCGCGATCGCCGACAGGATGGCTGCTTCGTGGGCGCGGTGCTGACCACCGGCATCTATTGCAAGCCCAGCTGCCCGGCCCGGCACCCGAAGCGGGAGAATATGATCTTCCTGCCTGATGGTGCGGCGGCCCGTGCGGCGGGCTTCCGTGCCTGCCTGCGTTGCCGGCCGGATGAGGTGGCGCGCGACCAGCAGGCGGTGGAGGCGGCGATCCGCCTGATCCGCACCGCCGAAACGCCGCCCCGGCTGGAGGAGATGGCCGACCATGTCGGCTATGCGCCGCATCATTTCCACCGCTTGTTCAAACGGATCACCGGCCTAACCCCGGCAGCCTATGCCCGCGATCTGCGCACCGAGCGGCTGAAGGCGGCACTGGCGACGCCCGGCCGCGTGACCGATGCGATCTATGAGGCGGGCTATAATGCGCCGAGCCGCGCCTATGCCGATGCCGAACGGCATCTGGGCATGACGCCCAGCGCCTGGCGCGAGGGCGGGCGCGGTGTCGATATCCGCCATGTCGTGATCGGGACGAGCCTGGGCGCGCTGCTGGTCGCGGCGACCGAGCGCGGCCTGTGCCGCATCGCCTTCGAGGAAGGGGAGGCGGACCTGCGCCGCCGATACCCCAACGCGACTCTGTTGCCCGCGGACGCCGCGCTGGATCGCTGGGCGCGTGCCGTGGCCGCACTGGTGGATGATCCGGGGGCGGGAGCGGATCTGCCGACCGATGTCGGCGGCACCGCCTTTCAGCAGGCGGTCTGGGCCGCCTTGCGGGCGATTCCGGCGGGCGAGACGCGCAGCTATGGAGAAATCGCCGCGGCGATCGGCCGGCCGGGCGCGGTGCGCGCGGCAGGGACGGCCTGCGGCGACAACAGGCTTGCCATCCTGATACCCTGCCATCGCGTCGTACGCAGCGACGGCAGCCTGGGCGGTTATGCCTGGAGCCTTGAAAGGAAGCAGGTGCTGCTCGGCAAGGAAAAGGCAAGTAACGGGAGAGATTGA
- a CDS encoding ATP synthase F1 subunit epsilon: MALHFELVTPEKLVRSEEVYQVVVPGTDGDFGVLEGHAPFMSTVRDGAIQIFASAGAAPEIIPVEGGFAEVNEKGLTVLAEKAG, from the coding sequence ATGGCACTGCATTTCGAACTCGTGACCCCTGAAAAGCTCGTCCGCTCGGAAGAGGTCTATCAGGTCGTCGTTCCCGGCACCGATGGCGACTTCGGCGTGCTGGAGGGCCATGCGCCCTTCATGTCGACCGTGCGCGATGGCGCGATCCAGATCTTCGCATCGGCTGGCGCCGCGCCGGAAATCATCCCGGTCGAGGGCGGCTTTGCCGAGGTCAATGAAAAGGGCCTG
- a CDS encoding F0F1 ATP synthase subunit delta, translating into METTGGIQASLSGRYAVALFDLARDGKTLDTVAASLAAIKAAIAESSDFKGLINSPVLSRDAAGKTIAAVASAMSIDPLTTNFLGVLAQNRRLSQLPAVIRAYETLLSNHKGEARAEVTSAHPLTKTQLTALAKGLKARVGRDVAVEAKVDPAILGGLVVKIGSQMIDSSIRTRLNSLALAMKG; encoded by the coding sequence GTGGAGACTACCGGCGGTATTCAGGCCAGCCTCAGCGGCCGCTATGCGGTGGCGCTGTTCGATCTGGCCCGCGACGGCAAGACGCTCGACACCGTCGCAGCGAGCCTCGCGGCAATCAAGGCGGCGATCGCAGAATCGTCTGATTTCAAGGGCCTGATCAACAGTCCCGTTCTCAGCCGCGACGCAGCGGGTAAGACGATCGCGGCGGTTGCATCCGCCATGTCGATCGATCCACTGACGACGAATTTCCTAGGCGTGCTCGCCCAGAACCGTCGCCTCTCGCAGCTTCCCGCGGTCATCCGCGCCTATGAGACGCTGCTGTCGAATCACAAGGGCGAGGCCCGCGCCGAAGTGACGAGCGCACATCCGCTCACCAAGACTCAACTGACCGCGCTGGCCAAGGGCCTCAAGGCGCGTGTCGGCCGCGACGTCGCCGTCGAGGCGAAGGTCGATCCCGCGATCCTGGGTGGGCTGGTCGTCAAGATCGGCAGCCAGATGATCGATTCCTCCATCCGCACCCGTTTGAATAGTCTCGCCCTGGCGATGAAAGGCTGA
- a CDS encoding DUF1570 domain-containing protein, with translation MMRFWMKALAGAGLALAGAAPAQAAWWQAQTRHFTVYSEGKDETLRGFAERLEKFDYLLRRLTGVTSPEQGSPVKVYLLSSEAKVRELARNPNIAGYYTTSDRTAYAFLARGAKTGKFDAGAEEILFHEYTHHFMLHHFPAAYPAWYVEGFAEFFSVVDFPKDGSIRFAQVPMARVPGLVLGQPYPLVQLLSRTTDGLNRQDGDRYYGTAWLLTHYYFQNKNGYTAAMTRYLGDLAQGKPDVEPDSYFEGGVAGLEKELKAYMRKRLSMSVLAPQDMTIGAITVVPVDPAQGALIEDELHLVNRPRTEDIPALVASIRATAAKYPDSAYALTLLAESEWAAEEGAAALGDADRAIGIDPKSSRAQAVRAQVLLARAQDSDKEEDWKAALTAIVRANRADTEDPVPLALFYRYHAMRGGKMPDIGYDGLYKAFSLLPQNPNYRFQFARALAARGEYAAASTIMDPIAFSPHGSDMREAAIKMKAAFDARAKAQGDAKARNSSPAP, from the coding sequence ATGATGCGATTCTGGATGAAGGCACTGGCCGGGGCCGGGCTGGCCCTTGCCGGCGCCGCGCCGGCACAGGCGGCCTGGTGGCAGGCGCAGACCCGGCATTTCACCGTCTATAGCGAGGGGAAGGACGAAACCCTGCGCGGCTTTGCCGAGCGGCTCGAGAAATTCGATTATTTGCTGCGCCGCCTGACCGGTGTCACCAGCCCGGAACAGGGCAGCCCGGTGAAGGTCTATCTGCTGTCCAGTGAAGCCAAGGTCAGGGAACTGGCGCGCAACCCCAATATCGCGGGCTATTACACCACGTCCGACCGCACGGCTTATGCCTTCCTGGCGCGCGGCGCGAAGACTGGCAAATTTGATGCCGGTGCCGAGGAAATCCTGTTCCACGAATATACCCATCATTTCATGCTGCATCATTTCCCGGCCGCTTATCCGGCCTGGTATGTGGAGGGATTCGCAGAATTTTTCTCGGTCGTGGATTTCCCCAAGGATGGATCGATCCGGTTCGCCCAGGTGCCGATGGCACGGGTGCCGGGGCTGGTGCTGGGTCAGCCTTATCCGCTCGTCCAGCTCCTGTCGCGAACGACCGATGGCCTGAACCGGCAGGACGGCGACCGTTATTATGGGACCGCCTGGCTGCTCACCCATTATTATTTCCAGAACAAGAATGGCTATACGGCGGCGATGACCCGCTATCTGGGCGATCTGGCGCAGGGGAAGCCGGACGTTGAGCCCGACAGCTATTTCGAAGGCGGGGTGGCCGGGCTGGAGAAGGAACTCAAGGCCTATATGCGCAAGCGGCTGTCGATGTCGGTTCTGGCGCCGCAGGACATGACGATCGGCGCGATCACGGTGGTGCCGGTCGACCCGGCGCAGGGCGCACTGATCGAGGATGAACTCCACCTCGTCAATCGGCCCAGGACGGAGGATATTCCCGCATTGGTGGCATCGATCCGCGCTACCGCCGCCAAATATCCCGACAGCGCCTATGCCCTGACGCTGCTGGCCGAATCCGAATGGGCGGCCGAAGAGGGCGCCGCCGCGCTGGGCGACGCGGATCGCGCGATCGGCATTGATCCGAAATCGTCGCGCGCACAGGCCGTCCGCGCGCAAGTCCTGCTGGCGCGGGCGCAGGACAGCGACAAGGAGGAGGATTGGAAGGCGGCGCTGACGGCGATCGTGCGCGCCAATCGCGCCGATACGGAGGACCCCGTGCCGCTGGCGCTATTCTATCGCTATCATGCCATGCGTGGCGGCAAGATGCCCGACATCGGCTATGACGGCCTGTATAAGGCCTTCTCCCTTTTGCCGCAAAACCCCAATTATCGCTTCCAGTTCGCGCGCGCCTTGGCGGCCCGAGGCGAATATGCCGCCGCCTCCACCATCATGGACCCGATCGCCTTTTCGCCACATGGGTCGGACATGCGGGAGGCGGCGATCAAGATGAAGGCGGCCTTCGACGCCAGGGCTAAGGCGCAGGGCGACGCAAAGGCTCGAAATTCTTCACCCGCGCCATGA
- a CDS encoding F0F1 ATP synthase subunit gamma: protein MASLKELKLRIGSVKSTQKITKAKQMVAAAKLRKAQAAAEAARPYSERLEAVVASLATKIAGGSGEGASPLLAGTGKDEVHLLVVANSDRGLAGAFNANIVKAALAKARALELDGKKVLFYLIGRKGRPVINRTYPGKIVANYDTTGAKEPGFAQAQAVAQELSQMFLDGKFDVAHLFYSRFKSALAQIPTEQQIIPVKIPADADRNAIAATVEYEPSEEAILDDLLPRNVTVQLFKALLENNASEQGASMTAMDNATRNAGDLINKLTIQYNRSRQAAITTELVEIISGAEAL from the coding sequence ATGGCTAGCCTCAAGGAACTGAAGCTGCGCATCGGGTCGGTGAAGTCGACCCAGAAGATCACCAAGGCGAAGCAGATGGTCGCCGCGGCCAAGCTGCGCAAGGCGCAGGCCGCTGCCGAAGCTGCCCGCCCCTATAGCGAGCGACTGGAAGCGGTCGTCGCGAGCCTGGCGACCAAGATCGCCGGCGGCTCAGGCGAAGGCGCTTCGCCGCTGCTCGCCGGCACCGGCAAGGACGAAGTCCATCTGCTGGTCGTCGCCAATAGCGATCGCGGCCTTGCCGGCGCGTTCAACGCCAATATCGTGAAGGCCGCGCTGGCCAAGGCCCGCGCGCTGGAGCTGGATGGCAAGAAGGTGCTGTTCTACCTGATCGGCCGCAAGGGCCGTCCGGTCATCAACCGCACCTATCCGGGCAAGATCGTCGCCAATTACGACACTACCGGTGCCAAGGAGCCGGGCTTTGCCCAGGCCCAGGCGGTGGCGCAGGAACTCAGCCAGATGTTCCTGGACGGCAAGTTCGACGTCGCCCATCTCTTCTATTCGCGCTTCAAGTCGGCGCTCGCGCAGATCCCGACCGAACAGCAGATCATCCCGGTGAAGATCCCCGCCGACGCCGACCGCAACGCGATCGCCGCCACGGTGGAATATGAGCCGAGCGAGGAAGCGATCCTCGACGACCTGCTGCCGCGCAACGTCACGGTGCAGCTCTTCAAGGCGCTGCTGGAAAACAACGCGTCCGAACAGGGTGCGTCGATGACCGCGATGGACAATGCGACCCGCAATGCCGGCGACCTCATCAACAAGCTGACGATCCAGTATAACCGCAGCCGCCAGGCCGCGATCACCACCGAACTCGTCGAAATCATCTCGGGCGCCGAAGCCCTCTAA
- a CDS encoding LysE family translocator codes for MSIGLVLLPGPDTMLVAGHAARRGFKAGMAAIGGIQLGGLFYMLLCGFGFLSVLNAVPGLFLGVKIAGALYLAWMGFGLLRGAIKPAPASETPKVRIAGSPFAQGLVSTVLNPKVAIFFLAALPQFVGTGPDAPWQGMLLIAIVYGLGFLWCALLALLATKAGRKVGQSSAMRWFEGAMGVGFFGLAGRLALARNI; via the coding sequence ATGTCGATCGGTCTGGTGCTGCTGCCGGGGCCGGACACCATGTTGGTGGCCGGCCACGCGGCGCGCCGCGGCTTCAAGGCGGGAATGGCGGCGATAGGCGGCATCCAGCTCGGCGGCCTGTTCTACATGCTGTTGTGCGGCTTCGGCTTCCTCAGCGTGCTGAATGCGGTGCCGGGGCTGTTCTTGGGCGTTAAGATCGCCGGTGCCCTCTATCTGGCCTGGATGGGCTTTGGCCTGCTGCGCGGCGCGATCAAGCCGGCGCCGGCAAGCGAAACGCCCAAGGTCCGGATCGCCGGATCGCCCTTCGCCCAGGGCCTGGTCAGCACCGTGCTGAACCCCAAGGTTGCGATCTTCTTCCTCGCCGCGCTGCCGCAGTTCGTGGGCACCGGCCCGGATGCGCCGTGGCAGGGCATGCTGCTGATCGCGATCGTCTATGGGCTCGGTTTCCTGTGGTGCGCCCTGCTCGCGCTGCTCGCCACCAAGGCGGGCCGCAAAGTGGGGCAGAGCAGCGCGATGCGCTGGTTCGAAGGCGCCATGGGCGTCGGTTTCTTTGGTCTCGCGGGCCGTCTGGCCCTTGCTCGGAATATTTGA
- a CDS encoding DUF1289 domain-containing protein, with amino-acid sequence MAAPIESPCRNLCSLDAERKGCTGCGRTLDEIVHWRSMTDTARAAVMARVKNFEPLRRPAP; translated from the coding sequence ATGGCCGCGCCGATCGAGAGCCCCTGTCGCAACCTCTGTTCGCTCGATGCCGAGCGCAAGGGCTGCACCGGCTGTGGCCGCACCCTCGACGAAATCGTCCACTGGCGCAGCATGACCGATACCGCCCGCGCCGCCGTCATGGCGCGGGTGAAGAATTTCGAGCCTTTGCGTCGCCCTGCGCCTTAG